A part of Ziziphus jujuba cultivar Dongzao chromosome 8, ASM3175591v1 genomic DNA contains:
- the LOC107404953 gene encoding protein MIZU-KUSSEI 1, which translates to MAVPQPPLPPPSDHNHHRSPARPLISLQPAHATKNPSKSKKIFRRVRSVFRSFPIITPSCKIPVSINGTRINDGHIHGGTKMTGTIFGYRKARVNFAIQESSRCVPVLVLELAIPTGKLLQDMSMGLVRIALECEKHPSDKTKIVDEPIWTLYCNGRKSGYGVRREPTDDDLAVMQLLHAVSMGAGVLPIESIDQSNGELTYMRAQFECVVGSKDSETYYMINPDGNGGPELSIFFVRI; encoded by the coding sequence ATGGCGGTTCCACAACCACCATTACCACCACCATCTGATCATAATCATCATCGTTCTCCGGCCAGGCCTCTCATATCTCTCCAACCAGCACATGCAAcaaaaaatccatcaaaatcaaAGAAGATTTTCCGGCGAGTCCGCTCTGTTTTCCGGTCATTTCCAATAATCACACCATCATGTAAAATACCAGTTTCGATCAACGGAACCCGAATCAACGACGGACACATCCACGGCGGGACTAAAATGACCGGAACAATTTTCGGGTACCGGAAGGCTAGAGTGAACTTTGCAATCCAAGAAAGCTCTCGTTGCGTCCCTGTTCTTGTTCTGGAGCTCGCAATTCCGACGGGAAAACTCCTCCAGGACATGTCAATGGGGCTTGTGAGGATAGCTTTGGAGTGTGAGAAACATCCATCGGATAAGACCAAGATTGTTGACGAGCCTATTTGGACATTGTATTGCAATGGAAGGAAATCCGGCTATGGCGTCCGGAGAGAACCTACTGATGATGATTTGGCTGTTATGCAGCTGCTTCATGCCGTTTCCATGGGTGCCGGAGTTCTTCCGATCGAATCCATTGATCAATCCAACGGCGAGCTTACTTATATGAGGGCACAGTTTGAATGTGTTGTAGGGTCTAAGGATTCTGAGACTTATTACATGATAAATCCTGATGGAAATGGAGGACCTGAACTTAGCATATTCTTTGTTAGGATTTGA
- the LOC107404950 gene encoding trihelix transcription factor ASIL2: MDKETNQENPSHLPNNITTTTTITTTTVTAKEESPRKPLGSSGGGGGTNNIGGSGGGGGGGDRLKRDEWSEGAVSSLLEAYEKKWVLRNRAKLKGHDWEDVARYVSSRSNSTKSPKTQTQCKNKIESMKKRYRSESATADASSWPLYPRLDLLLRGNGPSPVALAATAASVVPQPQNPVPAAVLPAPPPQPPNPPLMLLEPSPLVPHQPPPPPQPPLSSLAPPPHGAQQNSDGSNGVGRTKEDGAGINLSDNGSDKNNPQVIETDSSTPALYSEKERLRTKKMKMKMEKKNVKRRRKEQYGVAESIRWLAEVVVKSEQARMETMREIERMRVEAEAKRGEMDLKRTEIIANTQLEIARLFAAGVGKGVDSSLRIGRN; the protein is encoded by the exons ATGGACAAAGAAACTAACCAAGAAAATCCCTCTCACCTTCCAAACAACattaccaccaccaccaccatcacaaCCACCACCGTCACAGCTAAGGAAGAGTCTCCGAGAAAACCTCTCGGCTCAAGCGGTGGCGGCGGTGGTACTAATAACATTGGTggaagtggtggtggtggtggtggtggtgatagGTTAAAGAGAGATGAGTGGAGTGAAGGAGCAGTATCAAGCCTTCTTGAAGCCTATGAGAAAAAATGGGTTCTTAGAAACAGGGCAAAGCTTAAAGGCCATGATTGGGAAGATGTTGCTCGATATGTTTCATCAAGGTCTAATTCAACAAAATCACCAAAGACTCAAACACAGTGCAAGAACAAGATCGAGTCCATGAAGAAAAGGTACCGATCAGAGTCTGCCACTGCCGATGCTTCTTCTTGGCCTCTATACCCTCGTCTTGATCTTTTGTTACGTGGAAATGGACCGTCCCCGGTGGCGTTGGCGGCTACGGCTGCTTCCGTAGTACCGCAGCCTCAAAATCCGGTACCGGCTGCTGTACTACCTGCTCCTCCTCCACAACCTCCGAACCCTCCATTGATGCTGTTGGAACCTTCGCCTTTGGTGCCTCAtcaaccaccaccaccaccacaaccACCACTATCTTCTCTAGCTCCACCTCCTCATGGAGCCCAACAAAATTCCGATGGATCAAATGGTGTTGGAAGGACAAAG GAAGATGGAGCTGGAATAAACTTATCGGACAATGGATCGGACAAAAACAATCCTCAAGTAATAGAGACAGATAGCAGCACACCGGCACTCTACAGCGAGAAGGAAAGGTTGAGaaccaagaaaatgaagatgaaaatggagaagaagaatGTGAAAAGGAGAAGGAAGGAACAGTATGGAGTGGCAGAGAGCATCCGATGGCTAGCCGAGGTGGTAGTGAAGTCGGAACAAGCAAGAATGGAGACAATGAGGGAGATAGAGAGGATGAGAGTGGAAGCTGAGGCTAAGAGAGGAGAGATGGACTTGAAGAGAACTGAGATCATTGCTAATACCCAGTTGGAGATTGCAAGGCTTTTTGCAGCTGGTGTTGGTAAAGGTGTTGATTCTTCACTCAGAAttggaagaaattga